The following coding sequences are from one Aeromicrobium duanguangcaii window:
- a CDS encoding acyl-CoA dehydrogenase family protein, whose protein sequence is MDPVQRIPENQAVPFDDVNIATADLPLMDAVRALGEDQAGQIRSYLEPIGALAGTAEAREHWHLANAYPPVHEPVDRFGRRIDEIRFHPSWHWLMERGVGFGLTAEPWTSDRPAAHLRRAAGFYTWGQVEQGHMCPITMTYAVVPALRADPELAAQWTPGLASTTYDFGLRAPQDKAGLLAGMGMTEKQGGSDLRVNSTIAKATDVRGEYRLTGHKWFTSAAMNDVFLVLAQTDAGSTCFVVPRVLPDGTRNPLTIVRLKDKLGNKSNASSELEFDDTWAVRLGEEGRGIRTILEMVSATRMDCILGSASIMRKAFAEAAWHTRHRSAFGARLIDQPAMVGVLADLALESEAGMLAGLRLAAAMDRPDDEHERNLRRIGLALEKYWVCKRTPMMVGEALECLGGNGYAEESGMPLLFRESPLNSIWEGSGNVNALDVLRALSREDGTLDAWRTEVGTVRGEDARLDAAVAEVMQRLADPHDAAASARWLASRMAAILQGALMIRYSTPAAADAFCASRLGGQWAGTFGTLPAGLDLQAILERAQPAV, encoded by the coding sequence ATGGATCCCGTGCAGCGCATCCCCGAGAACCAGGCCGTCCCGTTCGACGACGTCAACATCGCGACGGCGGACCTTCCCCTGATGGATGCGGTCCGCGCCCTGGGCGAGGACCAGGCCGGCCAGATCCGCTCCTACCTCGAGCCCATCGGCGCACTGGCGGGGACGGCCGAGGCGCGCGAGCACTGGCACCTGGCCAACGCCTATCCCCCGGTCCACGAGCCGGTCGATCGGTTCGGTCGCCGCATCGACGAGATCCGCTTCCACCCCTCGTGGCACTGGTTGATGGAGCGTGGCGTCGGCTTCGGCCTGACCGCTGAGCCGTGGACCTCCGACCGTCCGGCGGCCCACCTGCGGCGGGCGGCCGGCTTCTACACCTGGGGGCAGGTCGAGCAGGGCCACATGTGCCCGATCACGATGACCTACGCGGTCGTCCCGGCCCTACGCGCCGATCCCGAGCTCGCGGCCCAGTGGACCCCCGGCCTGGCCTCCACGACCTACGACTTCGGACTGCGGGCGCCGCAGGACAAGGCGGGCCTGCTCGCCGGCATGGGCATGACCGAGAAGCAGGGCGGCTCCGACCTGCGCGTCAACAGCACCATCGCCAAGGCGACCGACGTCCGGGGCGAGTACCGGCTCACGGGCCACAAGTGGTTCACCTCGGCGGCCATGAACGACGTCTTCCTCGTCCTGGCCCAGACCGACGCCGGCTCCACCTGCTTCGTCGTTCCCCGCGTGCTGCCCGACGGCACGCGCAACCCGCTCACGATCGTGCGCCTCAAGGACAAGCTGGGCAACAAGTCCAACGCCTCCAGCGAGCTCGAGTTCGACGACACGTGGGCCGTACGACTCGGCGAGGAGGGTCGCGGCATCCGCACGATCCTCGAGATGGTCTCGGCCACCCGGATGGACTGCATCCTCGGATCGGCCTCGATCATGCGCAAGGCCTTCGCCGAGGCGGCGTGGCACACCCGGCACCGCTCGGCATTCGGTGCCCGCCTGATCGACCAGCCCGCCATGGTGGGCGTGCTGGCCGACCTCGCCCTCGAGTCCGAGGCCGGCATGCTCGCAGGACTGCGCCTCGCCGCCGCCATGGACCGCCCCGACGACGAGCACGAGCGCAACCTGCGGCGCATCGGGCTGGCCCTGGAGAAGTACTGGGTCTGCAAGCGCACGCCGATGATGGTCGGCGAGGCGCTGGAGTGCCTCGGCGGCAACGGCTACGCCGAGGAGTCGGGCATGCCACTGCTGTTCCGCGAGTCGCCCCTGAACTCCATCTGGGAGGGCAGCGGCAACGTGAACGCCCTCGACGTCCTGCGGGCACTCTCCCGCGAGGACGGCACGCTCGACGCCTGGCGCACCGAGGTCGGCACCGTCCGCGGCGAGGACGCGCGGCTCGACGCGGCCGTCGCCGAGGTCATGCAGCGCCTGGCCGATCCGCACGACGCGGCGGCCTCGGCACGCTGGCTGGCGTCGCGGATGGCGGCCATTCTTCAGGGCGCCCTGATGATCCGGTACTCCACCCCTGCGGCGGCCGACGCGTTCTGCGCGTCGCGGCTCGGTGGTCAGTGGGCGGGCACGTTCGGCACCCTGCCGGCCGGACTCGATCTGCAGGCGATCCTCGAGAGGGCTCAACCGGCCGTGTGA
- a CDS encoding zinc ribbon domain-containing protein: MSTRVDTEDIESTRSEKLLAVLMGIFLLVGTVWFYVQVPSWVGDAFSSTSETTLEQARNESSKLEDARYATSEALDTERNELDVAREAYKVALQEKAGIADARAEYDAAQQDYAKADAAARKAATKADAAQKRLDRLENDAAEEARTGTGAWIVALARLGFIAVWTFGSYRLIGQLRRRESRYLALAFSTAAVGAIMALVFGVDYVTDYIDPLDLGPFVLSALGVAATVVAFRVLQKYLAARLPGRRVRKGECPFCGFPLREAGLADGPHCGGCGRDVVAPCSTCHSPRRVGSSYCATCGSA, encoded by the coding sequence ATGAGTACCCGCGTCGACACCGAGGACATCGAGTCCACCCGCAGCGAGAAGCTGCTGGCCGTCCTGATGGGCATCTTCCTGCTGGTGGGCACCGTGTGGTTCTACGTGCAGGTGCCGTCGTGGGTGGGGGACGCCTTCTCGAGCACCAGCGAGACGACGCTCGAGCAGGCGCGGAACGAGAGCTCGAAGCTGGAGGACGCCCGGTACGCGACCAGTGAGGCGCTCGACACCGAGCGCAACGAACTCGACGTGGCGCGCGAGGCCTACAAGGTGGCCCTGCAGGAGAAGGCCGGCATCGCGGACGCCCGGGCCGAGTACGACGCCGCGCAACAGGACTACGCGAAGGCCGATGCCGCGGCCCGCAAGGCGGCCACGAAGGCGGACGCCGCCCAGAAGCGACTCGACCGGTTGGAGAACGATGCCGCCGAGGAGGCTCGGACGGGCACGGGGGCGTGGATCGTCGCGCTCGCGCGGCTGGGATTCATCGCGGTCTGGACGTTCGGCTCATACCGACTCATCGGGCAGCTGCGCCGACGTGAGTCGCGGTACCTCGCCCTGGCGTTCTCCACGGCGGCCGTCGGCGCGATCATGGCTCTGGTCTTCGGCGTCGACTACGTCACCGACTACATCGATCCGCTCGACCTCGGACCGTTCGTCCTCTCGGCTCTCGGCGTCGCGGCCACCGTCGTGGCCTTCCGGGTCCTGCAGAAGTACCTCGCGGCCCGGCTTCCGGGACGTCGGGTGCGCAAGGGGGAGTGCCCCTTCTGCGGCTTCCCGCTGCGTGAGGCCGGGTTGGCGGACGGGCCGCACTGCGGCGGCTGCGGACGCGATGTCGTGGCGCCGTGCTCGACGTGCCACTCGCCGCGACGTGTGGGCTCGTCCTACTGCGCCACCTGCGGGTCGGCCTGA
- a CDS encoding SGNH/GDSL hydrolase family protein codes for MTTRAHWPRRRAGLVVVSIASTLAALVTSAGVAAPGSSAAAPAPITATETPAERATMLVVGDSYSSYYGDRHSRYPGWWALVAQDLGLEPQLEAAGGTGFLSRGVACDRTRYRARLDTVSTVRPRIMVVEGGRNDWRRCTADGRLVEATRTQIESAADRFFADLADVWDELDRPRADVYVMSPWGTSKARKGQIIRPILRDAAERYGFSWVQTRPLTLEQAPDGIHPNNEGSRFLRDQVLQNSDLSERFTRA; via the coding sequence GTGACGACCCGTGCCCACTGGCCCCGCCGCCGTGCCGGTCTCGTCGTCGTCAGCATCGCCTCCACCCTGGCCGCTCTGGTCACCAGCGCCGGCGTCGCGGCTCCGGGCTCGTCGGCGGCCGCGCCTGCGCCGATCACTGCAACCGAGACCCCGGCCGAACGCGCCACGATGCTGGTCGTCGGCGACTCGTACTCCTCCTACTACGGCGACCGGCACAGCCGGTATCCGGGCTGGTGGGCGCTGGTGGCCCAGGATCTGGGGCTCGAGCCGCAGCTCGAGGCCGCGGGCGGAACCGGGTTCCTGTCGCGGGGAGTCGCCTGCGATCGCACCCGCTACCGCGCTCGCCTCGACACCGTCAGCACCGTGCGCCCGCGCATCATGGTCGTCGAGGGTGGCCGCAACGACTGGCGTCGCTGCACCGCCGACGGACGCCTGGTCGAGGCCACGCGCACCCAGATCGAGTCGGCCGCCGATCGCTTCTTCGCCGATCTCGCCGATGTCTGGGACGAGTTGGATCGCCCGCGCGCCGATGTCTACGTCATGAGCCCGTGGGGCACCAGCAAGGCCCGCAAGGGCCAGATCATCCGGCCGATCCTGCGCGACGCGGCCGAGCGCTACGGGTTCTCGTGGGTGCAGACGCGCCCGTTGACCCTGGAGCAGGCCCCCGACGGCATCCACCCCAACAACGAGGGCAGCCGGTTCCTGCGTGACCAGGTCCTGCAGAACTCCGACCTGTCGGAGCGCTTCACCCGCGCCTGA
- a CDS encoding aminotransferase class IV → MKAWLDGRLLESPRDRALSVLDHGLVVGDGVFETVAVIDGEPFALTRHLGRLVTSAEGLGIARPDVDAVREGVAATMAGQDLAFGRIRITVTSGPGPLGSPRGDAGLTHVVVTEPAEQPGPVSSIVTVPWTRNERGALAGLKTTSYAENAKMVEYARARGASEAVMANTRGALCEGTGSNVMYVQGGQLVTPTLESGCLAGITRALAIEWLAEELDVVERDSPLESLFEADEVILLGTTRMVQGIERVDDRVLDAPGPLTRRAREIWDRRMAEDLDP, encoded by the coding sequence ATGAAGGCTTGGCTGGACGGTCGCTTGCTGGAATCACCGCGTGATCGGGCGCTCAGCGTCCTCGATCACGGGCTCGTCGTCGGTGACGGCGTGTTCGAGACGGTGGCGGTGATCGACGGTGAGCCGTTCGCCCTGACGCGTCATCTCGGCCGGCTGGTGACGTCGGCCGAAGGCCTGGGGATCGCTCGACCCGATGTCGATGCCGTGCGCGAGGGAGTCGCGGCCACGATGGCCGGCCAGGATCTGGCGTTCGGCCGCATCCGCATCACCGTGACGTCGGGACCGGGCCCGTTGGGGTCGCCGCGTGGTGACGCTGGTCTCACGCACGTCGTGGTGACCGAGCCTGCCGAGCAACCCGGACCGGTGAGCTCGATCGTGACCGTGCCGTGGACGCGCAACGAGCGCGGCGCCCTCGCGGGACTCAAGACGACCTCCTACGCCGAGAACGCCAAGATGGTCGAGTACGCGCGGGCACGCGGCGCATCCGAGGCCGTCATGGCCAACACTCGGGGCGCGCTGTGCGAGGGGACCGGGTCGAACGTCATGTACGTCCAGGGCGGGCAGCTCGTGACGCCCACGCTGGAGTCCGGATGCCTGGCCGGCATCACCCGTGCGCTGGCGATCGAGTGGCTGGCCGAGGAGTTGGACGTCGTCGAGCGCGACAGCCCGCTGGAGAGTCTGTTCGAGGCCGACGAGGTGATCCTGCTGGGTACGACGCGCATGGTGCAGGGCATCGAGCGCGTGGACGACCGCGTGCTGGACGCGCCCGGACCGCTCACCCGTCGTGCTCGGGAGATCTGGGACCGCCGCATGGCTGAGGATCTCGACCCGTGA
- a CDS encoding SDR family NAD(P)-dependent oxidoreductase: MPDTPITAANTISEWLAHPAGGQALRDLLAASGYGESVLAPVTRMSLQQVAAIGGGAVHPAAIEDLVRRANGGDLPDAPPGAPAEPVPAEWTERIVPGRFDGRTVVVTGAGSGIGRATASRILREGGRVVAVDIAGERLDDLAGEFPGESLVPVVADLAAPDDVDGILAAAGPRVDGLANVAGVTDDMTPLHEVSDAMWQRVMAINVDGVFRLSRAVLPGMLEAGSGAIVNVASEASFRGSAAGAAYTTSKHAVVGLTKSAAFMYARSGIRVNAVAPGPTATNIGADFSSEFGSERLMPMMALIPPIAGPAEMAASITFLLSDDATNITGAILPSDGGWSVQ, translated from the coding sequence GTGCCCGACACCCCGATCACCGCGGCGAACACGATCTCCGAGTGGCTGGCGCATCCGGCCGGCGGTCAGGCCCTGCGCGATCTGCTGGCGGCCAGCGGCTACGGCGAAAGCGTGCTCGCGCCCGTGACGAGGATGTCGCTGCAGCAGGTGGCTGCCATCGGCGGCGGAGCCGTGCACCCGGCCGCCATCGAGGACCTCGTGCGTCGAGCGAACGGCGGGGACCTGCCCGACGCGCCGCCAGGGGCCCCCGCGGAGCCCGTGCCGGCGGAGTGGACCGAGCGGATCGTCCCGGGCCGCTTCGACGGTCGCACGGTCGTGGTGACCGGGGCGGGCTCGGGGATCGGTCGCGCCACCGCGTCTCGGATCCTGCGCGAAGGCGGTCGCGTCGTGGCGGTGGACATCGCCGGCGAGCGACTGGACGACCTGGCGGGGGAGTTCCCCGGTGAGAGTCTCGTGCCCGTGGTGGCCGACCTCGCCGCCCCGGACGATGTCGACGGCATCCTGGCGGCCGCCGGTCCCCGCGTCGACGGACTGGCGAACGTCGCCGGCGTGACCGACGACATGACGCCACTGCACGAGGTCTCCGATGCCATGTGGCAGCGCGTGATGGCGATCAACGTCGACGGCGTGTTCCGGCTGTCGCGGGCGGTCCTTCCGGGCATGCTCGAGGCCGGGTCCGGCGCGATCGTCAACGTTGCTTCCGAGGCGTCATTCCGGGGCTCGGCGGCGGGGGCGGCCTACACGACCTCGAAGCACGCCGTGGTCGGCCTGACCAAGAGCGCGGCCTTCATGTACGCGCGCAGCGGCATTCGGGTCAACGCCGTCGCGCCCGGTCCGACGGCCACCAACATCGGCGCGGACTTCTCCTCCGAATTCGGCTCGGAGCGCCTGATGCCGATGATGGCGCTGATCCCGCCGATCGCCGGTCCCGCCGAGATGGCCGCCTCGATCACGTTCCTGCTCTCCGACGACGCGACGAACATCACGGGCGCGATCCTGCCCTCCGATGGCGGGTGGTCGGTGCAGTAG
- a CDS encoding DUF6994 family protein, with protein MQPAEINLPIDPTFDFRSEVPAGRDPDSWSPTLRSYHRLLWSKPLPDGRTFDLTEEGKPGGYFLRHDSALGTFRLTSDTITHRYLRTAVAKQIPAAALPTDIGYTIASALVFPGTRVDGKQTINQARGTHPRIRDRFDLTLECIRRHYQEEDNPLRAVLTRYSSFFELFVDFDGYVDFFLLHDVIGDDGKIAYWHHFDNFTTPPVPNDVDAYLAYRRHTSDFIRARNKRIADATPGIPS; from the coding sequence ATGCAGCCGGCCGAGATCAATCTCCCCATCGATCCAACGTTCGATTTCCGCTCGGAGGTCCCGGCGGGCCGCGATCCTGACTCCTGGAGCCCGACGCTGCGTTCCTACCACCGGTTGCTGTGGAGCAAGCCGCTGCCAGACGGACGCACGTTCGACCTCACCGAGGAGGGCAAGCCGGGCGGCTACTTCCTCCGCCACGATTCAGCACTCGGAACCTTCAGGCTCACCAGCGACACCATCACTCACCGCTACCTTCGCACCGCGGTGGCAAAGCAGATCCCGGCCGCGGCGCTCCCCACCGACATCGGCTACACCATTGCCAGCGCCCTCGTGTTCCCAGGAACCCGGGTAGATGGAAAACAGACCATCAACCAAGCTCGGGGCACCCACCCTCGGATCCGTGACCGATTCGACCTGACACTGGAGTGCATCCGTCGGCACTACCAAGAGGAAGACAACCCGTTGAGGGCTGTCCTGACGCGCTACTCCAGCTTCTTCGAGTTGTTCGTCGACTTCGACGGCTACGTCGATTTCTTCCTGCTCCACGACGTGATCGGCGACGACGGCAAGATCGCCTACTGGCATCACTTCGACAACTTCACCACCCCACCCGTCCCGAACGACGTTGACGCCTACCTCGCCTACCGACGACACACCAGCGACTTCATCCGCGCCCGCAACAAGCGAATCGCGGACGCCACGCCAGGCATACCGAGCTGA
- a CDS encoding LysR family transcriptional regulator, whose translation MKRTPTRSADRRHLEAFLAVIDRGSFAAAGRELGISQSAISQSLRQLEAIVGSELFVRTARPFNLTAAGRAAEPHARRSLQDLDAFMTAASPDTGLAVGRLTICTIPTQSAHPVAGLVGAFRAAHPRVRVDIIQPPSRSIADVPAAVRGGLADVGITEFPTAQHGLRSVEFESEEFVAVLPPHADHREDTIDAETFASYGIVIGPYFETSVAYALLKKQHPNIDSAIKIRTDHRESFQHLVAEGLGATLMSREGSATARRLGCRTLGFRPPLKRRTGLVYPSAYLTPPAAAFVEVCRSGDRRL comes from the coding sequence ATGAAGCGCACCCCGACCCGCTCGGCGGACCGCCGACACCTCGAGGCCTTCCTCGCGGTGATCGACCGAGGCAGTTTCGCTGCCGCCGGGCGCGAGCTCGGAATCTCTCAGTCGGCGATTTCCCAGTCGCTGCGCCAGCTGGAGGCGATCGTGGGCTCGGAACTGTTCGTACGTACCGCGCGGCCGTTCAACCTCACGGCGGCCGGTCGCGCTGCCGAACCGCACGCACGACGATCCCTGCAGGATCTCGACGCGTTCATGACCGCCGCCAGCCCCGACACGGGTCTTGCAGTAGGGCGCCTGACGATATGCACCATTCCCACCCAGTCGGCTCATCCGGTGGCGGGACTCGTCGGCGCGTTCAGAGCTGCCCATCCACGAGTGCGCGTCGACATAATCCAGCCGCCCTCAAGGTCCATCGCCGATGTCCCAGCCGCGGTCCGCGGTGGACTCGCTGACGTCGGTATCACCGAGTTTCCCACCGCCCAGCACGGTTTGCGGTCGGTGGAGTTCGAATCTGAGGAGTTCGTCGCAGTGCTGCCGCCGCACGCTGACCACCGAGAGGACACGATTGATGCGGAAACGTTTGCGTCCTACGGAATCGTAATTGGTCCGTACTTTGAGACTTCCGTGGCCTATGCGTTGCTAAAGAAGCAGCATCCCAACATCGATTCCGCCATAAAGATTCGAACGGATCACCGAGAATCGTTTCAACACCTCGTCGCGGAGGGGCTCGGGGCGACACTAATGTCCCGAGAGGGGTCTGCCACGGCGCGGCGACTCGGATGCCGCACCCTGGGATTTCGGCCACCGCTGAAGCGACGCACCGGTCTCGTCTACCCAAGTGCCTATCTGACGCCTCCAGCGGCCGCATTCGTCGAAGTATGCCGCTCCGGGGACCGACGTTTGTAG
- a CDS encoding LysR family transcriptional regulator, translated as MNDRHLEFFAAVVRRGTFSGASTETGVTQSALSQAIAALESELGAMLFERSTMGVRLTAAGREFAIHAADALVALDRARDAVTRVNRVEGGRLDVACPASLGIDPMPRLLAAFSNECPGVSIRVHNVPEQPIEARQLFDLGADVLVTLAEFIGQDMHTERLAPMELLAVLPDSSTSSNPRQAVPLQTVLTHGLVTPPSDTAAYRLVVSRLGQDALERSIAVEVVHAEGVLPLVLAGAGATILPAGHARVASAMPGLVECDLDPPALLEVAAAIPRDSGSVAAHRFLRVCREVANAA; from the coding sequence ATGAACGACCGCCACTTGGAGTTCTTTGCTGCAGTCGTGCGGCGCGGCACGTTTTCGGGCGCGTCGACCGAGACGGGCGTTACTCAATCAGCCCTTTCGCAAGCGATCGCAGCCTTGGAGTCTGAACTCGGTGCGATGCTGTTTGAGCGCTCAACGATGGGCGTGCGTTTGACCGCCGCAGGCCGTGAGTTCGCCATTCACGCTGCTGACGCACTCGTCGCGCTCGACCGCGCTCGCGATGCAGTGACCCGAGTGAATCGCGTTGAAGGTGGCCGCCTGGACGTCGCGTGTCCGGCCTCACTCGGCATCGACCCCATGCCTCGACTGCTCGCCGCCTTCAGCAACGAATGCCCGGGCGTTTCAATCCGAGTGCACAACGTGCCTGAGCAGCCGATTGAGGCGCGCCAACTCTTCGATCTAGGCGCCGATGTGCTCGTCACGTTGGCCGAATTCATAGGACAAGACATGCACACCGAGCGTCTGGCCCCCATGGAGTTGCTCGCCGTGCTGCCTGATTCCTCGACGTCTAGCAACCCCCGACAGGCCGTGCCCCTTCAAACGGTGCTCACTCATGGCTTGGTCACGCCACCATCCGACACGGCCGCGTACCGGCTGGTGGTTTCGCGGTTAGGCCAAGATGCGCTGGAGCGATCCATCGCAGTCGAAGTGGTCCACGCAGAGGGGGTTTTGCCCCTGGTGCTTGCCGGCGCGGGAGCCACCATCCTGCCTGCAGGACACGCTCGGGTCGCGTCAGCGATGCCAGGCTTGGTGGAGTGTGATCTCGACCCGCCTGCCCTTCTGGAAGTCGCCGCAGCGATCCCGCGGGATTCTGGATCGGTAGCGGCACACCGGTTCCTGCGCGTCTGTCGCGAAGTAGCGAACGCCGCATGA
- a CDS encoding NAD(P)H-dependent flavin oxidoreductase produces the protein MHQALNTSVVRRLGARLPIFGFSHSLEVVAAVSRAGGIGIWGATRSTPEEIREGLEWLVEAVGDQPFGIDLVLPKGMPSTDDRAVMESQIPQAHREFVSDLRGKYGVLDDGLPGVRSRFVRSEEMAARQFAEIMASSVPIFAAGVGSPPEKVAEAKAAGKTVISLVGAPKHARYALDAGADILVAQGYEAGAHTGDIGTYALVPQIVEMAGDVPVVVAGGVARGAHIAAALALGGAGVWLGTAWLFTREHDMDPVIFDKLAAAGSADTIRSRADSGKTLRQIKTAWTDEWEGVDAPVPLQMPNQDILVGDFLGSVDRHRVEPLMKSEAGQSVAYFDERTDVETVMKRLEREATDSLERIAP, from the coding sequence ATGCACCAAGCACTCAACACGTCGGTGGTTCGCCGCCTCGGCGCTCGTTTGCCGATCTTCGGTTTCTCACACTCTCTCGAGGTCGTCGCGGCGGTGAGTCGGGCTGGCGGCATCGGTATTTGGGGAGCGACGCGTAGCACACCGGAGGAGATCCGCGAGGGACTCGAATGGCTGGTCGAGGCGGTAGGGGACCAACCCTTCGGTATCGACCTTGTCCTTCCGAAAGGTATGCCGTCGACGGACGATCGCGCGGTCATGGAATCTCAAATCCCGCAGGCCCACCGCGAGTTCGTTTCGGACCTACGCGGCAAGTACGGTGTTCTCGACGATGGTCTTCCCGGTGTGCGTTCCCGCTTCGTGCGGTCCGAGGAGATGGCTGCACGTCAGTTCGCGGAGATCATGGCGTCGTCGGTACCAATCTTCGCCGCGGGTGTTGGTTCACCGCCCGAGAAGGTTGCGGAGGCGAAAGCCGCCGGTAAAACCGTCATAAGCCTCGTCGGCGCACCCAAGCATGCCCGGTACGCCCTTGATGCTGGTGCCGACATCCTTGTTGCTCAGGGTTACGAGGCGGGTGCCCACACCGGCGACATCGGCACGTACGCGCTCGTTCCTCAAATTGTAGAAATGGCGGGCGATGTTCCCGTAGTCGTAGCTGGCGGAGTCGCCCGTGGCGCCCATATCGCAGCAGCGCTCGCATTGGGCGGTGCCGGCGTGTGGCTCGGGACGGCGTGGCTATTTACCCGTGAGCACGATATGGACCCGGTGATCTTCGACAAGCTCGCGGCTGCGGGATCGGCCGACACAATTCGTTCGCGTGCGGACAGCGGCAAGACTCTGCGCCAGATCAAGACCGCATGGACCGACGAGTGGGAGGGTGTCGACGCGCCAGTGCCGCTTCAGATGCCGAACCAAGACATTCTTGTGGGCGACTTTCTCGGATCGGTGGACCGACATCGTGTGGAGCCCCTAATGAAATCCGAAGCTGGGCAAAGCGTCGCCTATTTCGATGAACGGACTGACGTCGAGACGGTGATGAAGCGCCTGGAGAGGGAGGCAACCGACTCGCTCGAACGAATCGCCCCTTGA
- a CDS encoding tripartite tricarboxylate transporter substrate binding protein has product MNTTPQRRLRSRLPFAGCMVAVASLSLSGCVSSDSDGASDPDFPTKSITLTIPYAPGGGTDTAGRLVAKALEAELGQSIVVVNKDGGGGSIGVSAVASAKADGYNLGMATDSNVVLQPILNKDLQYDKADFKSWNLAPSTFVLVASSGSDYTTLADVIAQAKKNPGKVRIAHPGTGGSNDLTARAFALAADIDIVPVPITGGGAEINKAVASGQVELAMTTVPVAKGFVDSGDLVVAGTMGDEPAAGAEESETLGSIGVDTDLIPQAALVMLAPAGVSDEVADSITEALQVQADGDLGDQMTRIGFPMAFGDPESSGEAMNLVQKQYEEILDKFDAGQ; this is encoded by the coding sequence ATGAACACCACCCCCCAACGCCGCCTGCGGTCCCGGCTGCCCTTCGCGGGCTGCATGGTCGCGGTCGCCAGCTTGAGTCTGTCTGGGTGCGTCTCGTCGGATAGCGACGGCGCCTCCGATCCAGACTTTCCGACCAAGTCGATCACACTGACCATTCCTTATGCACCCGGCGGCGGAACCGACACAGCTGGGCGCCTGGTGGCGAAGGCCTTGGAAGCCGAACTGGGTCAGTCAATCGTCGTTGTCAACAAGGACGGCGGTGGCGGCTCGATCGGTGTTAGCGCAGTCGCTTCAGCTAAGGCCGACGGTTACAACCTCGGCATGGCGACCGACTCGAATGTCGTACTGCAGCCAATCCTGAACAAGGACCTGCAGTACGACAAGGCGGACTTTAAGTCTTGGAACCTTGCGCCCTCGACATTCGTCCTCGTCGCCTCCTCTGGCAGCGACTACACGACGCTGGCCGACGTAATTGCTCAGGCGAAGAAGAACCCCGGAAAGGTCCGTATTGCCCATCCCGGAACCGGCGGCTCCAATGATCTGACGGCTCGTGCCTTCGCGCTGGCCGCCGATATCGACATCGTCCCAGTGCCGATTACCGGCGGGGGCGCCGAAATCAACAAGGCAGTCGCATCGGGTCAGGTTGAGCTGGCGATGACGACTGTCCCCGTCGCCAAAGGTTTTGTCGACTCCGGTGACCTCGTGGTCGCAGGCACGATGGGTGACGAGCCGGCGGCAGGCGCAGAGGAGTCCGAGACGCTCGGTTCAATCGGTGTGGACACTGACTTGATCCCGCAGGCAGCACTCGTGATGCTCGCTCCTGCCGGCGTCTCCGACGAAGTCGCCGATTCAATCACCGAGGCGCTGCAAGTGCAGGCCGACGGCGACCTGGGCGATCAGATGACCCGCATCGGGTTCCCAATGGCCTTCGGCGACCCCGAGTCCAGCGGTGAGGCGATGAACTTGGTTCAGAAGCAGTACGAGGAAATCCTCGACAAGTTCGACGCGGGACAGTAG
- a CDS encoding tripartite tricarboxylate transporter TctB family protein has translation MSNPVVDLNDGDAGPAALGAVTRGRRLISLTMIAAGLLYTVASLQLDRGELAQPGPGLFPLLVGVLAILAGGGGFWELRRGHVGSDGEAMSSGRKPWIFLVAMTLGVLSLPTLGYFVSALVCGMAVSWSAGQTKVWKALLTGLGIAVVSTFVFVRVLDVYLPSSFVDSWF, from the coding sequence ATGAGCAACCCGGTGGTTGATCTCAACGACGGCGATGCGGGCCCAGCGGCTCTCGGCGCGGTGACGCGGGGGAGGCGATTGATTTCTCTGACGATGATCGCCGCCGGGTTGCTCTATACCGTGGCCAGCCTCCAACTGGACCGTGGTGAACTCGCCCAGCCTGGGCCGGGACTGTTTCCGCTCCTGGTCGGTGTTCTGGCAATCCTCGCTGGCGGTGGCGGATTCTGGGAGTTGAGGCGTGGCCACGTCGGTTCCGACGGGGAGGCCATGTCTTCAGGCCGCAAACCGTGGATCTTCTTGGTAGCTATGACCCTCGGTGTCCTCTCGCTCCCGACGCTGGGCTACTTCGTGAGCGCCTTGGTTTGCGGCATGGCGGTCAGCTGGTCGGCCGGCCAGACCAAGGTGTGGAAGGCGCTCCTGACTGGACTCGGGATCGCCGTGGTCTCGACATTCGTGTTCGTGAGGGTCCTCGACGTGTACTTGCCCTCCTCTTTCGTGGATTCGTGGTTCTAA